The Anabaena sp. PCC 7108 region TGGAAATGCGGGGGAAAATAACCTTCATATTGCGGAATCAAGCGATTTTTACCCCCAGCCCACTTTAAAAAGGGACGTGGGCAAGTTTCTTTGGGGATTTGACTGACCATTTATTTATGATTCAACTAAAACTCAGCTACGTAAATAAAGCCAATATAACTAACGAATCATATTTTAGATGAATTGATCGATTTTCAGCACCATAGATTATAATTACGTTAAATAAGCACCTGAAAACAAACTTACATTTTATAACAAGGCAGTCTATATTCAAATGTTTGACGGATTTTGGGATAACGTCTTTCGCTACCCTCGGTACTTAATTAGTATCGTCTTAGGTCTTTTTCTGAACGCCTTTGAACCATTAAAGCCGCTTTTCAAACGCCCAATCACCTTAATTGCTATTTTGGGCTTTTTTATGGGGGGTTTATTTTTCTTAACGCTGACTCTCCGGGCAATGCTAGGTTTAAGTACTATCTAGACAAGGACTATACTATCATTGTTAATTTATTGGAAATGTTGCTGTGGGCTTTAGCCAATTTAAGCAATATCCTCTCAAAAAAAGCATCTATTTATGTTGTACAACCTCTGTGAGAAGGCGGAATTTATATGGCTACAAATCGCCGCGTTTCCCGCGTTGCTGAATTAATTAAACGGGAAGTTAGCCAAATGCTGCTCAACGGGATTAAGGATGACCGTGTGGGTACAGGAATGGTAAGTGTCACTGATGTGGACGTTTCCGGTGACTTGCAACACGCTAAAATCTTCGTCAGCATTTATGGGACAGAGGAAGCTAAGGCTGAAACAATGGCGGGTTTAAAGTCAGCGACGGGTTACGTCCGCAGTGAATTGGGTGCGAGAGTAAGGCTACGTCGCACGCCAGAAGTTCTGTTTATTGAAGATCGCTCTATAGAGCGAGGTACTAAAGTGCTGAGTTTATTAAACCAACTCCAGCAGGAGCGTCCAGTGGGGTTATCAGATGAAAATGAGCCAGATGTTCCCGAATAATTAGTTGAGAACTGACCACATACTGAGTCAGGTTTTTGAATCAGATACATAACCAGAAACCTGGCTCCAAACCAGGTTTTTAGTATCAAGTAGCGGCCAAGTTGATTAATAAATAGTA contains the following coding sequences:
- a CDS encoding DUF751 family protein, whose amino-acid sequence is MFDGFWDNVFRYPRYLISIVLGLFLNAFEPLKPLFKRPITLIAILGFFMGGLFFLTLTLRAMLGLSTI
- the rbfA gene encoding 30S ribosome-binding factor RbfA; this encodes MATNRRVSRVAELIKREVSQMLLNGIKDDRVGTGMVSVTDVDVSGDLQHAKIFVSIYGTEEAKAETMAGLKSATGYVRSELGARVRLRRTPEVLFIEDRSIERGTKVLSLLNQLQQERPVGLSDENEPDVPE